In the genome of Bradyrhizobium sp. CIAT3101, one region contains:
- a CDS encoding AsmA family protein produces MRAVKFAGVALLAVIVVIALLLVIGIPSGFLTATIASRVEQASGYRLSIDGTTKISLWPTLNVTLNDLTLQDPKDRSGITRVTIDSVQADMSLASVWSGHPKISEIIVTHPVLYQPLLRERLPNADTSPKPLALDMDGATIDRIKVTNGEVAFSRVRDRVDGRISAIDADAVMGRDRKVNIAGTARVGDHPTKFDIKATTPAPPIERQTIPVDFAIDMPDVLKSQLAGHAELRLNGAVVMVNGVNGTFGDGAFNGWASVDIASKPLVKVDLDFQRLAIPLAKSPDGTTGQPWSDAPIDVSGLNYVDAQIRISANEAVVGDARLAPLAVDAKLAGGILKAGTANLGAYGGQVAGEVILDATSGAPSFAMHSDLVGVRALPLLQGLAEFDRIDGKLQAKLALRSAGTSQRALMANMQGTAFVSFQDGAIRGINVAQMIRSLTSGTLSGWQDSQEQSTDLSQLSASFRIDKGQAVTTDLNLIGPLVRVTGAGTIALDTKMMGFRVEPKLVMTTEGQGRTSDPVGFGIPVMITGAWSQPRIYPDMAGVLDNPDAAYAKLREMGKGLFGPDGAGLGNILNSFGLGGAAAPGGGNAAGNANPQTQQQGQGQGQNNLLGGQLGEAIGNLIQQGLSSGAGNGTGRSRSLPGSPATPAPQASPTPPTQDPPEAQQDSQPMNDVMRQLFNR; encoded by the coding sequence ATGAGAGCAGTGAAATTCGCCGGCGTAGCTTTGCTCGCCGTCATCGTTGTGATCGCACTCCTGCTGGTGATTGGGATTCCCTCGGGCTTCCTGACCGCGACCATCGCCTCGCGCGTCGAGCAGGCGAGCGGCTATCGCCTGTCGATCGACGGAACCACCAAGATCAGCCTGTGGCCGACGCTGAACGTCACGCTGAACGATCTCACGCTCCAGGACCCCAAGGACCGCAGCGGCATCACCCGCGTCACGATCGACAGCGTGCAGGCCGACATGTCGCTCGCAAGCGTGTGGTCGGGTCATCCGAAGATCAGCGAGATCATCGTCACCCATCCGGTGCTGTACCAGCCGCTGCTGCGCGAGCGCCTGCCCAACGCCGATACCTCGCCGAAGCCGCTTGCGCTCGACATGGACGGCGCGACCATCGACCGCATCAAGGTCACCAACGGCGAAGTCGCATTCTCGCGCGTGCGCGATCGCGTCGACGGCCGCATCAGCGCGATCGATGCCGACGCCGTCATGGGCCGCGACCGCAAGGTCAATATCGCCGGAACCGCGCGCGTTGGCGATCATCCGACCAAATTCGACATCAAGGCCACGACACCGGCGCCGCCGATCGAGCGGCAGACCATCCCGGTGGATTTCGCCATCGATATGCCCGACGTGCTGAAGTCGCAGCTCGCCGGCCACGCGGAGCTGCGGCTCAACGGTGCGGTCGTGATGGTCAACGGCGTCAACGGCACGTTCGGCGATGGCGCATTCAACGGCTGGGCCTCGGTCGACATCGCGAGCAAGCCGCTGGTGAAGGTCGATCTCGATTTCCAGCGGCTCGCGATCCCGCTGGCGAAATCGCCTGACGGTACGACCGGGCAGCCCTGGAGCGATGCGCCGATCGACGTGTCCGGACTTAATTATGTCGACGCGCAGATCAGGATCTCGGCCAACGAAGCCGTCGTCGGCGACGCCCGTCTTGCGCCGCTGGCGGTCGATGCCAAACTTGCCGGCGGCATCTTGAAGGCGGGCACCGCCAATCTCGGCGCCTATGGCGGCCAGGTCGCGGGCGAGGTGATTTTGGATGCGACCAGCGGCGCGCCGAGCTTTGCGATGCATTCCGACCTCGTCGGCGTGCGCGCGCTGCCGCTGCTGCAGGGCCTTGCCGAGTTCGACCGGATCGACGGCAAGCTGCAGGCCAAGCTCGCGTTGCGCAGTGCCGGCACCAGCCAGCGCGCGCTGATGGCGAACATGCAGGGCACCGCCTTCGTCAGTTTCCAGGACGGCGCCATCCGCGGCATCAACGTCGCGCAGATGATCCGTTCGCTGACGTCGGGCACGCTGTCGGGCTGGCAGGACAGCCAGGAGCAGAGCACGGACCTGTCGCAGCTCTCGGCGTCCTTCCGCATCGACAAGGGCCAGGCGGTGACGACGGATCTCAATCTGATCGGGCCGCTGGTGCGCGTCACCGGCGCCGGCACCATTGCGCTCGACACCAAGATGATGGGCTTTCGCGTCGAGCCGAAACTGGTGATGACGACCGAAGGCCAGGGCCGCACCTCCGATCCCGTCGGCTTCGGCATTCCCGTGATGATCACCGGCGCGTGGTCGCAGCCGCGGATCTATCCCGACATGGCCGGTGTGCTCGACAATCCGGATGCCGCCTATGCCAAATTGCGCGAGATGGGCAAGGGCCTGTTCGGGCCTGACGGAGCCGGGCTCGGCAACATCCTGAACAGTTTCGGCCTCGGCGGCGCCGCCGCCCCCGGTGGCGGCAACGCGGCCGGCAATGCCAATCCGCAGACGCAGCAGCAAGGGCAGGGACAGGGGCAAAACAATCTGCTCGGCGGTCAGCTGGGCGAGGCGATCGGCAATCTGATCCAGCAGGGGCTCTCGAGCGGCGCCGGAAACGGCACCGGCCGAAGCCGCAGCCTGCCAGGCAGCCCGGCCACACCGGCCCCCCAGGCTTCGCCGACCCCTCCGACCCAGGACCCGCCCGAGGCGCAGCAGGACAGCCAGCCGATGAACGACGTGATGCGGCAGTTGTTTAATCGGTGA
- a CDS encoding Crp/Fnr family transcriptional regulator: MSKQAEFAVILKMNAMFADLGADELQRLSNLCHTQHLANGEVLFQKGDPGDALYGVRRGQVRIETGASDGSRLTLNFMGPGDLFGEVAVLDGQSRTADATAGEVSELFVLRREDFLAFLEREPKVAIKIIALLCQRIRWQSERMEESMLQPLPVRLARRLCALAADFGSEVHISQEQLGVFVGAARESVNRQLQAWRKEAILDLQRGRILLRNMTKLTAIARNE; this comes from the coding sequence ATGAGCAAGCAGGCCGAATTTGCGGTCATTCTGAAAATGAATGCCATGTTCGCCGATCTCGGTGCGGACGAACTCCAGCGGTTGTCCAACCTCTGCCACACCCAGCATCTGGCGAACGGCGAGGTGTTGTTCCAGAAGGGCGACCCCGGTGACGCGCTGTACGGCGTGCGCCGCGGCCAGGTCCGTATCGAGACCGGCGCCTCCGACGGCAGCCGGCTGACATTGAACTTCATGGGGCCGGGCGATCTGTTCGGCGAGGTCGCGGTGCTGGACGGCCAGAGCCGCACCGCCGACGCGACCGCCGGCGAAGTGAGCGAATTGTTCGTGCTGCGGCGCGAAGACTTCCTCGCCTTCCTCGAGCGCGAGCCGAAGGTCGCGATCAAGATCATCGCGCTGTTGTGCCAGCGCATCCGCTGGCAGAGCGAGCGCATGGAGGAATCCATGTTGCAGCCGCTGCCGGTCCGGCTGGCGCGGCGGCTCTGCGCGCTCGCCGCCGATTTCGGCTCCGAGGTGCACATCTCGCAGGAACAGCTCGGCGTCTTCGTCGGCGCCGCCCGCGAGAGCGTGAACCGCCAGCTTCAGGCCTGGCGCAAGGAAGCGATTTTGGATCTCCAGCGCGGCCGCATCCTGCTGCGGAACATGACCAAGCTGACGGCGATCGCACGGAACGAGTAG
- a CDS encoding efflux RND transporter permease subunit, translating into MALNISAWSIRNPLPSVVFSIILLILGWTSFTKLAITRLPSADIPVISVAVAQFGAAPAELESQVTKTVEDAVSGVEGVRHITSSITDGVSVTTIQFALETNTDRALNDVKDAVTRVRSNLPQNVTEPLIQRVDVIGLPIVTYAAISPGKTPEQLSYFVDDVVKRALQGVRGVAQVERIGGVEREILVSLDPDRLQAMGLTAVNVSQSLRGTNVDVAGGRAEIGKNDQAIRTLAGAKTLSDLAGTMVPLFGGGEVRLDDLGTVTDTIADRRTFARFNGEPVVALGIKRSKGASDVKVAEAVQKRIDALKAAYPDVDLKLIDTSVEYTNGNYEAAISTLFEGAILAVVIVLLFLRDLRATIIAAVSLPLSIFPAFWAMDILGFSLNLVSFLAITLSTGILVDDAIVEIENIVRHMNMGKSPYRAALEAADEIGLAVIAISLTIIAIFAPASFMSGIAGQFFKQFGITVSVQVFFSLLAARFVTPMLAAYFLKHGNHEEPPPGRILRTYHGLVSWSVKHYFITVLIGFGIFAASIWSITLLPQGFLPAQDSARSLLALELPPGTQLAYTEKVTEDIVARLRKRPEVKSIFVDGGRVPPGTQEVRRAALIINYTPKNDRNITQRELEFSISQELENVPDIRFWFLDENGLRAISLVVTGVDANIVNNVASELATQMKRIPTISNVISETSLERPELRIEPRADLAARLGVSTESLSQTIRVATIGDVGPALAKFDVGDRLVPIRVQLEDAARGNLKTLEQLRVPLGEHGEKGGVPLSVIADVKLDQGPTSINRYDRERQATVAADLVGSAALGDATKKIYDLPVMKSLPKGVKVSPSGDAESLNELSDGFATAITAGLMMVYAVLVLLFGTFLQPITILFSLPLSIGGAIAALLVTGKQLTTPVWIGILMLMGIVTKNAIMLVEFAIESINAGKPRDEAMIDAGMKRARPIVMTTIAMAAGMMPSALAVGAGGEFRSPMALAVIGGLIFSTILSLVFVPAMFMVMDDLGALIWRFGKRLIVHSEGAETDGHHEAAEAAHAPKSIVHPAAE; encoded by the coding sequence ATGGCTCTCAATATCTCGGCATGGTCGATCCGGAATCCGCTGCCGTCGGTGGTGTTTTCGATCATCCTCCTGATCCTCGGCTGGACCTCCTTCACCAAGCTCGCGATCACGCGACTGCCCTCTGCCGACATTCCCGTGATCTCGGTCGCGGTGGCGCAGTTCGGCGCCGCCCCGGCGGAGCTCGAATCCCAGGTCACCAAGACGGTTGAAGACGCCGTCTCCGGCGTCGAGGGCGTGCGGCACATCACCTCCTCGATCACCGACGGCGTGTCGGTCACCACCATCCAGTTCGCGCTGGAAACCAACACCGATCGCGCACTCAACGACGTCAAGGACGCGGTGACGCGCGTGCGCTCGAACCTGCCGCAGAACGTCACCGAGCCGCTGATCCAGCGCGTCGACGTGATCGGCCTGCCGATCGTCACCTATGCCGCGATCTCGCCCGGCAAGACGCCGGAACAACTGTCTTATTTCGTCGACGACGTGGTCAAGCGCGCGCTACAGGGCGTGCGCGGCGTCGCCCAGGTCGAACGCATCGGCGGTGTCGAGCGCGAGATCCTGGTCTCGCTCGATCCCGACCGCCTGCAGGCGATGGGGCTGACGGCCGTCAATGTCAGCCAGAGCCTGCGCGGCACCAATGTCGACGTCGCCGGCGGCCGCGCCGAAATCGGCAAGAACGACCAGGCGATCCGGACGCTGGCCGGCGCCAAGACGCTGAGCGACCTCGCCGGCACCATGGTCCCGCTGTTCGGCGGCGGCGAGGTCCGTCTCGACGATCTCGGCACCGTGACCGACACCATCGCCGACCGCCGCACCTTCGCCCGCTTCAACGGCGAGCCGGTGGTCGCGCTCGGCATCAAGCGCTCCAAGGGCGCCAGCGACGTGAAGGTCGCCGAAGCCGTGCAGAAGCGCATCGACGCACTCAAGGCCGCCTATCCCGATGTCGACCTCAAGCTGATCGACACCTCGGTCGAATACACCAACGGCAATTACGAGGCGGCGATCTCGACCCTGTTCGAGGGCGCCATCCTCGCCGTGGTGATCGTGCTGCTGTTCCTGCGCGACCTTCGCGCCACCATCATTGCCGCGGTCTCGCTGCCGCTGTCGATCTTCCCGGCGTTCTGGGCGATGGACATCCTCGGCTTCTCGCTCAACCTCGTCAGCTTCCTCGCCATCACGCTATCGACAGGTATTCTGGTCGACGACGCCATCGTCGAGATCGAGAACATCGTACGGCACATGAACATGGGCAAATCGCCCTACCGTGCCGCGCTCGAAGCCGCCGACGAAATCGGCCTCGCCGTGATCGCGATCTCGCTGACCATCATCGCGATCTTCGCGCCCGCGAGCTTCATGTCGGGCATCGCCGGACAGTTCTTCAAGCAGTTCGGCATCACCGTGTCGGTGCAGGTATTCTTCTCCCTGCTCGCGGCGCGCTTCGTGACGCCGATGCTGGCGGCCTACTTTCTCAAACATGGCAATCATGAAGAGCCGCCACCCGGCCGCATCCTGCGGACCTATCACGGTCTCGTCTCGTGGTCGGTAAAGCACTATTTCATCACCGTGCTGATCGGGTTCGGCATCTTCGCGGCCTCGATCTGGAGCATCACGCTGCTGCCGCAGGGCTTCCTGCCGGCGCAAGACAGCGCCCGCTCGCTGCTCGCCCTCGAACTGCCGCCGGGCACGCAGCTCGCCTACACCGAAAAGGTCACCGAGGACATCGTCGCACGGCTGCGCAAACGGCCCGAAGTGAAGAGCATCTTCGTGGACGGCGGCCGCGTTCCGCCGGGCACCCAGGAAGTCCGGCGCGCTGCCCTGATCATCAATTACACGCCCAAGAACGACCGCAACATCACCCAGCGCGAGCTCGAGTTCTCGATCAGCCAGGAGCTGGAGAACGTCCCCGATATCCGCTTCTGGTTCCTGGACGAGAACGGCCTGCGCGCAATCTCGCTGGTGGTGACCGGCGTCGATGCCAACATCGTCAACAACGTCGCCAGCGAACTCGCGACGCAGATGAAGCGAATCCCGACCATCTCCAACGTGATCTCGGAGACCTCGCTGGAGCGCCCCGAATTGCGCATCGAGCCGCGCGCCGATCTCGCCGCACGGCTCGGCGTCTCGACCGAAAGCCTGTCGCAGACCATCCGCGTCGCAACCATCGGCGACGTCGGTCCGGCGCTTGCCAAGTTCGACGTCGGCGACCGTCTGGTGCCGATCCGCGTGCAGCTCGAGGATGCCGCGCGCGGCAATCTCAAGACGCTGGAGCAGCTGCGCGTGCCGCTCGGTGAGCACGGCGAGAAAGGCGGCGTGCCGCTGTCCGTCATCGCCGACGTCAAGCTCGACCAGGGCCCGACCAGCATCAACCGCTACGACCGCGAGCGGCAGGCAACCGTCGCCGCCGACCTCGTCGGCTCCGCGGCGCTCGGCGATGCGACCAAGAAGATCTACGATCTGCCTGTCATGAAGAGCCTGCCGAAGGGCGTGAAGGTCTCCCCCTCCGGCGACGCCGAAAGCCTCAATGAACTGTCCGACGGCTTTGCCACCGCGATCACCGCCGGCCTGATGATGGTCTATGCGGTGCTGGTGCTGCTGTTCGGCACATTCCTGCAGCCGATCACCATCCTGTTCTCGCTACCGCTCTCGATCGGCGGCGCGATTGCGGCGCTGCTCGTCACCGGCAAGCAGCTCACCACACCGGTGTGGATCGGCATCCTGATGCTGATGGGCATCGTCACCAAGAACGCGATCATGCTGGTGGAGTTCGCGATCGAATCCATCAATGCCGGCAAGCCGCGCGACGAGGCGATGATCGACGCCGGCATGAAGCGCGCCCGCCCGATCGTGATGACCACGATCGCGATGGCCGCCGGCATGATGCCGAGCGCGCTCGCGGTCGGCGCCGGCGGCGAGTTCCGCTCGCCAATGGCGCTCGCGGTGATCGGCGGCCTGATCTTCTCGACCATCCTGTCGCTGGTGTTCGTGCCCGCGATGTTCATGGTGATGGACGACCTCGGCGCCCTGATCTGGCGCTTCGGCAAGCGGCTGATCGTGCACAGCGAAGGCGCGGAGACCGACGGTCATCATGAGGCCGCGGAAGCGGCACATGCGCCGAAGAGCATCGTGCACCCGGCGGCGGAGTAA
- a CDS encoding efflux RND transporter periplasmic adaptor subunit: MNISEYLKPAGTVAFIVVLGLGYYWFEHRHRPEAKETPGEALVIVAKSTNACFSDLVRVTGFFVPRREAVVMPDQEGSKVTDVFVTEGAIVTENQELARLTAPPQIPGQPQRPGPQGPISLKAPAPGLITEVRTVVGAPASPQAGPMFRIAVNNEIELDAQVPAVHMPKLSPGATVRISRDDAADLIGRVRLVAPEIDRATQLGRVRISVTNNPSLKVGVFARASIDAKRSCGVAVPKTAIDHLTVQVVKGNTVETRRVRVGLTSDSQTEILEGVDVGEIVVADAGSSLHDGDQIKTMFADELDRTRVR, translated from the coding sequence ATGAACATCTCCGAATATCTCAAGCCTGCGGGAACCGTGGCGTTCATCGTTGTGCTCGGCCTCGGTTATTACTGGTTCGAGCATCGGCATCGCCCCGAGGCGAAGGAGACGCCGGGCGAGGCCCTCGTCATCGTGGCGAAGTCGACCAATGCCTGCTTCTCCGATCTGGTGCGCGTCACCGGCTTCTTCGTGCCGCGGCGCGAGGCCGTGGTCATGCCCGACCAGGAAGGATCGAAGGTCACCGACGTCTTCGTCACCGAAGGCGCGATCGTCACCGAAAACCAGGAGCTGGCGCGCCTGACGGCGCCGCCGCAGATCCCGGGCCAGCCGCAAAGGCCGGGCCCGCAGGGTCCGATCTCGCTGAAGGCACCGGCGCCGGGTCTCATCACGGAAGTGCGGACCGTCGTCGGCGCACCGGCATCGCCGCAGGCCGGACCGATGTTCCGCATCGCCGTCAACAACGAGATCGAGCTGGATGCGCAGGTCCCGGCCGTGCACATGCCAAAACTCAGCCCCGGCGCGACGGTACGGATCAGCCGGGATGACGCCGCCGATCTGATCGGCCGCGTCCGGCTGGTTGCGCCCGAGATCGACCGCGCCACACAGCTCGGCCGCGTCCGCATCAGCGTCACCAACAATCCGTCGCTGAAGGTCGGCGTGTTTGCCCGTGCCTCGATCGACGCCAAGCGAAGCTGCGGCGTCGCGGTTCCCAAGACGGCGATCGACCATCTCACCGTGCAGGTGGTCAAAGGCAATACCGTCGAGACACGCCGGGTGCGCGTCGGGCTGACATCCGACAGCCAAACCGAAATCCTTGAAGGGGTCGACGTCGGCGAAATCGTCGTCGCCGACGCCGGCTCTTCGCTCCATGACGGCGACCAGATCAAGACCATGTTCGCCGATGAACTCGATCGCACGCGGGTACGCTGA
- a CDS encoding OmpA family protein codes for MRLAAKGLTAILSIFTIGAALTLPPAFAGDDGNSKNVTEDEIVRALAPPPKKPLTRGLSIAPQADPAPNAAETKLIQSVRGRATRSLSSTEREEIASAAKDKPNIDLEITFDYNSADISTKSLPSVQALGRALTSPDLKGSTFVVAGHTDAAGGEGYNQELSERRADSIKRYLVEKYSIAATDLVTVGYGKSKLKDPSQPMAEVNRRVQVVNMENKTTASK; via the coding sequence ATGAGATTGGCTGCAAAGGGACTGACCGCGATCCTGTCCATCTTCACCATCGGCGCCGCGCTGACACTCCCGCCCGCTTTCGCCGGCGACGACGGCAACAGCAAGAACGTCACCGAGGACGAGATCGTCCGAGCGCTGGCGCCGCCGCCGAAGAAGCCCCTCACCCGCGGCCTCTCGATTGCTCCGCAGGCCGATCCGGCGCCGAACGCGGCGGAAACCAAGCTGATCCAGTCGGTCCGCGGCCGCGCCACGCGCTCGCTGTCGTCGACCGAGCGCGAGGAGATCGCCTCGGCCGCCAAGGACAAGCCGAATATCGATCTCGAAATCACCTTTGACTACAACTCGGCCGACATCAGCACCAAGTCGCTGCCTTCGGTGCAGGCGCTTGGCCGCGCGCTGACCAGCCCCGATTTGAAGGGCTCGACCTTCGTGGTCGCCGGCCATACCGACGCCGCCGGCGGCGAGGGCTACAATCAGGAGCTGTCGGAACGCCGCGCGGATTCGATCAAGCGCTACCTCGTCGAGAAGTACAGCATTGCCGCCACCGACCTCGTCACCGTCGGCTACGGCAAGAGCAAGCTGAAAGATCCCAGCCAGCCGATGGCGGAGGTGAACCGCCGCGTGCAGGTCGTGAATATGGAAAACAAGACCACCGCATCGAAGTGA
- a CDS encoding caspase family protein, with product MKIRFFFLLPLLVSLIPTAPSHAAGDRYALVIGNAKYPDADSPLKEPLNDARDVADELKRDGFSVEVGENLTGDAMRRAFDKLYGKIKPGSVALIFYSGFGIQSARQSYMIPVDAQIWTESDVRRDGFSIEAILGELNTRGAGVKIALIDASRRNPFERRFRSFSAGLTPVIAPNGTLVMYSAALASVVSDAGGDHSLFVQELLKEIRVPDLMAEETLNRTKMGVTRASRGEQVPWISSSLAEDFSFIPGAAGSRPTATTPPPAPPAPAPPAVANNPPPAPPAPPPAAPPVAANNPPAPPAPPSPPPAPKPQVEAALPPPTPPAKPAEPAPSPNADGGPSASALAEDPTIKGLTAKIAANPDDVNALYRRGQVYASKGAYSLAIKDFDETLRINSKDVEALNNRCWTRAVVGDLQGALKDCNEALRLRPNFVDALDSRGLVNLKSGAAKNAIADFDAALKINPRLTSSLYGRGVAKQRNGSAQEGALDVANAKAMDPNIVQEFASYGVR from the coding sequence ATGAAAATTCGCTTCTTTTTTCTTCTGCCCTTGCTCGTCTCGCTCATCCCGACCGCGCCGTCGCACGCGGCCGGCGACCGCTACGCGCTGGTCATCGGCAATGCCAAATACCCGGATGCCGACAGCCCGCTGAAAGAGCCGCTCAACGATGCCCGTGACGTCGCCGACGAGCTCAAGCGCGACGGCTTTTCCGTTGAGGTCGGCGAGAACCTGACCGGCGACGCGATGCGCCGCGCCTTCGACAAGCTCTATGGCAAGATCAAGCCGGGCTCGGTGGCGCTGATCTTCTACAGCGGGTTCGGCATCCAGTCGGCACGCCAGAGCTACATGATCCCGGTCGACGCGCAGATCTGGACCGAGTCCGACGTCCGTCGCGACGGGTTCAGCATCGAAGCGATCCTGGGCGAGCTCAACACCCGCGGCGCGGGCGTCAAGATCGCGCTGATCGATGCCTCCAGGCGCAACCCGTTCGAACGGCGGTTCCGCAGCTTCTCGGCGGGCCTGACCCCCGTCATCGCGCCGAACGGCACCCTGGTGATGTATTCGGCGGCGCTGGCATCGGTGGTATCGGACGCCGGCGGCGACCACAGCCTGTTCGTCCAGGAACTGCTCAAGGAAATCCGTGTCCCCGACCTGATGGCGGAGGAAACGCTGAACCGCACCAAGATGGGCGTCACCCGCGCCTCGCGCGGCGAGCAGGTGCCGTGGATCTCGTCCTCGCTCGCCGAGGATTTCTCGTTCATTCCGGGTGCAGCCGGATCGCGCCCGACGGCGACGACCCCGCCACCGGCGCCCCCCGCACCGGCGCCGCCTGCGGTCGCCAACAACCCGCCTCCGGCACCGCCCGCCCCACCGCCAGCAGCACCACCCGTGGCTGCGAACAATCCGCCGGCGCCGCCTGCACCTCCGTCACCGCCGCCGGCGCCGAAGCCGCAGGTTGAAGCTGCGCTGCCTCCGCCGACACCGCCGGCCAAACCGGCCGAGCCCGCCCCGTCGCCGAATGCAGATGGTGGGCCGAGCGCGTCCGCGCTGGCGGAGGATCCCACCATCAAGGGCCTGACGGCCAAGATCGCCGCCAATCCGGACGATGTGAATGCGCTGTATCGGCGTGGCCAAGTCTATGCCAGCAAGGGGGCCTACAGCCTTGCCATCAAGGATTTTGACGAGACGCTCCGGATCAATTCGAAGGACGTCGAGGCGCTGAACAACCGCTGCTGGACCCGTGCCGTGGTCGGCGACCTCCAGGGCGCGCTGAAGGATTGCAACGAGGCGCTGCGGCTGCGGCCCAACTTCGTCGATGCGCTGGACAGCCGCGGGCTGGTGAATCTCAAATCCGGGGCGGCAAAGAACGCCATCGCCGATTTTGACGCCGCGCTGAAGATCAACCCGCGCCTGACCTCTTCGCTCTATGGACGGGGCGTCGCGAAGCAGCGCAACGGCTCCGCCCAGGAGGGCGCGCTCGACGTCGCCAATGCCAAAGCGATGGACCCGAACATCGTGCAGGAATTCGCAAGTTACGGAGTGCGTTGA
- a CDS encoding N-acyl homoserine lactonase family protein → MGNAYEIYALRYATMSPRTPSMNFLAPDPHDSAAQDLDYFVWLIRGQGRDILVDTGFNAEEATSRARKLTLNPVDALERFGVAASSVRDIIVTHLHYDHAGNLDRFPNARFHLQEREMAYATGRCMCNGLLRHPFSVEHVTQMVRHVYGERVNFYSGDGEIAPGVTVHRVGGHSDGLQVVKVETARGPVVLASDAAHYYANLQRRSPFPIVYNVGDMAVGWETIERLAGHPDRFIPGHDPIVTEIYPRASDKVDAWALHLPPTRSFAK, encoded by the coding sequence ATGGGAAACGCCTACGAAATCTACGCTCTTCGCTATGCGACGATGTCGCCGCGCACCCCCAGCATGAATTTTCTGGCGCCCGACCCGCATGACAGCGCGGCGCAGGATCTCGACTACTTCGTTTGGCTGATCCGGGGGCAGGGTCGCGATATTCTGGTCGACACCGGTTTCAATGCCGAGGAGGCTACCTCGCGCGCGCGCAAGCTGACGCTCAATCCAGTCGATGCGCTGGAGCGTTTCGGCGTCGCCGCGTCGAGCGTTCGCGACATCATCGTGACGCATCTACATTACGATCACGCCGGCAATCTCGATCGCTTCCCGAATGCGCGCTTCCATCTCCAGGAGCGCGAGATGGCTTACGCCACGGGCCGCTGCATGTGTAACGGACTGCTGCGACATCCATTCTCGGTCGAGCACGTCACCCAGATGGTGCGCCATGTCTACGGCGAGCGCGTCAATTTCTATTCCGGTGACGGTGAAATCGCGCCTGGCGTCACCGTGCATCGCGTCGGCGGCCATTCGGACGGCTTGCAGGTGGTCAAGGTCGAGACCGCGCGCGGTCCGGTGGTGCTGGCGTCAGACGCTGCGCATTACTACGCCAATCTGCAACGCCGCAGCCCGTTCCCGATCGTCTACAATGTCGGCGACATGGCCGTGGGTTGGGAGACGATCGAACGTCTCGCCGGCCATCCCGACCGGTTCATTCCCGGCCACGATCCGATCGTGACCGAGATCTATCCGCGCGCCAGCGACAAGGTCGACGCCTGGGCATTGCATTTGCCGCCGACGCGGTCGTTTGCGAAGTGA
- a CDS encoding methyltransferase domain-containing protein, whose translation MKKLGRPVTAVAYMAMLFVAFAATRACAADIDYLAPPGVAASEFPSPQRPVARIVSPRRSAEERRDALNEAGQIARVLELKPGMTVGDIGAGSGYHTVRLSHLVGPAGSVIAQDVTRDYLVELARRTELLKLTNVQFALGEPHDPRLPASSLDAAILVHMYHEIAQPYAFLYNLAPALKQGARVGIVDLELPTSKHGTPIELLRCELTAVGYREVAAYKLAGDAGYLAVFSPPELAARRSPRDVVACEDPAGTR comes from the coding sequence TTGAAAAAACTTGGTAGGCCCGTGACGGCAGTGGCGTATATGGCGATGCTATTTGTGGCGTTTGCCGCAACTCGCGCATGCGCCGCTGACATAGATTATCTGGCTCCCCCTGGAGTCGCTGCAAGCGAGTTTCCCTCACCGCAGCGCCCTGTCGCACGGATCGTCAGCCCACGCCGCTCCGCCGAAGAGCGCCGCGACGCCCTCAATGAGGCCGGTCAAATCGCACGCGTTCTTGAACTGAAACCAGGCATGACAGTCGGCGACATTGGAGCAGGCAGTGGCTACCACACGGTCAGGCTCTCGCACCTCGTCGGCCCCGCCGGCTCTGTCATTGCCCAGGACGTCACGCGGGATTACCTCGTCGAACTCGCCAGGCGAACAGAACTTCTGAAGTTGACGAACGTGCAATTTGCGCTCGGCGAACCACACGACCCGCGTCTGCCCGCTTCCTCGCTGGACGCCGCAATCCTTGTGCATATGTATCACGAGATCGCCCAACCCTATGCCTTCCTCTACAATCTCGCGCCCGCCCTGAAGCAGGGTGCGCGGGTCGGAATTGTCGACCTTGAGCTTCCAACGTCGAAGCATGGCACGCCAATTGAGCTCTTGCGCTGCGAATTGACCGCCGTCGGCTATCGCGAGGTTGCCGCATACAAGCTCGCGGGGGACGCAGGATACCTGGCGGTATTCTCTCCGCCGGAGCTAGCGGCTCGAAGATCTCCCCGCGATGTCGTTGCTTGCGAGGATCCTGCCGGCACTCGTTGA